Genomic DNA from Acanthopagrus latus isolate v.2019 chromosome 2, fAcaLat1.1, whole genome shotgun sequence:
GATCTCTCTCTGTGGGAGACAACGCATGAATACTGAGCATTGACCAGAGagagtcacagagagagagacgtgaaGAGAAGGAGGCCGGGGAGAGATAGGAATCAAAATGAGAAGTGAGGGACAAGGCTGAATGATTGCACGGCGATAGAAAGAAGAATGTCAGGGACGGGGAGAGTCAGGTGAGTCGATAGAGCGTTTCATTGAGAGAGACGACTGGAGGAAAGGCGTGACATAAAGGAGACAGTGGGTGAACAGGGAGGAATACAAAATGGATGGAAcgagaggacgaggacgaggccGAGCGGACACatgaagggaaaaagagagacagagggagtcttattctctgattggccagcCCCTGATGATGATTGGAGGCGATTGGTCACTTGGACCTTGTGGCTGACTGGTCCTGGCACATGCTGAGTcacctcacgcacacacacacacacacacacacacacacacacacacacacacacacaaatgcacatgaaAGTGTATGTTTGTTTACTGACAGAATATGGTGATGAATCATGGTAGTGGAGGTTATTTATGGGCAAATAAGCACTACAGAAGTACAGCCACCGATAAAATCAGGTCACGTTTTCTAAGATTGTGACTTTAAAGCCATATTATGAAACTTTTTCATCTTATAATAACAGCCTGTCTTGTAATATGGTGAATGTTAGCACTTATTTCTGCACTATATAGCTTCAGTGAGAGGATCACAGttttatatacatgtttacttcaagatagAAGTTTTCAAGACATAACATTGTTCtgacgtaatgagttttgtttgtagttagcacctacatcGGGTCTAACAAATTGTGAAacacctgggatttgtatttacgacagcggtgttgcacaaaatgccacttcccacataatgttgctttacgTATAGCTATGCAAAAAGTTCATTTCAGCGTTCACCAGACTTTTAATTACAACTGGCATGCACAGTTCTGCAATACATGTGATTAGGCCTGGTGCGACTGAACTAATTACGGAAAATACGTCAATTTACGTATATGTGGAGGATGTAAGCAGTACTTCCTGGAGTCACATTGGATCCTGTGGTGCAGCGGTGTGGGAGTCACTCTTGTTATATTAATCAAGTGGTAAAAGAATAATATTTAGATTAAtagaaaaaatgacagattaatcagttaatggaaaaaataattgatagactgatgaataaaaaggtaaatattAGGTGCAGCCCTATATATCTTTGTAAAGCATGTCACCAGgagtgtttgttatttgttatgtttgttaGTGAAGtttttatatactatatactaaaaatgtcaaaatgtaaagacaaaaatattcatTGGTCAGTTAAATTTGTGTTAAAAAGACATCTGATTGTAGCTGAGTAGTGAGTTTAATGTGGATGAATTATTGCTATGCAAATAAACATTATGCTAAATCTACAATGTAAGTCATTACAATACAAGTGATTCCACCCTGATCATCGACCATGTTCACACAACCGCCATTTTCTTCTGACGTCACGTTCAGGATCAGCAAATCGAATGTTCAACAATTTACATGTTACATGTCATGCAAACATAAggaatctgacatttttttttgtctttttaccaCTTCCTGTCGACAAGCAACTGACAAGACGCTGGATGGTGAAAATCTAGAGGAACATTTGCTAAGTTGAAATCTGGCCCAGGTCCTCCCTTTGTTCACTATCCATTATCTTTTCAGTTGGTCAGGAagtgataaaataataatgatttgaACCTGGAACACAGTCCCAGcacatttgagcttcccactcTGAGCGTGGAAGCAATTCATAATTCATTCCATACATGTTGATATTTTAGCATTTTCcacttttactgtattttgcaAGAAATCCCAGTTTAGGAACACTATCATATTATATACACACCAATAAGCCACAACAAAACATTGAGGTGGGAAGTGAATCAatcattgatcatcttgttacgatcaaaatcattttgatgttacTGTGCAAATTGTAGACCCTAAGTGTGACTTCATAGGAAAATTGCCACTATGTGAATGTAGTCTATTGTTTTCAGTAGTgacctgctctgtgtgtctgtgctggccATGACTTGAATACTGGCTTGTGTGATGATTCTCTGTGATgtgatattatcattattatttgaaatgaaaacgtCACTGCAGTTTACTTAAGAATGTTTCTCCTGGCATTTCCAGTCACATACAGATGCTGTCAGTGCTTTTATGAGATCTTCTTCATGTTTCCTCCAACCTACTGCTTCCTTTTCACTGGCAGGAATGCAACCCACATTACAACACTAAAACCTTGTTGACAGCCATCTTAAGTGCTCTGGCCATATGTCGGCTGAAGAACAGTGACTGTAATGGGAACGCTGTCTCTTTCCAGTTAACTATAATACCACAGCATGCACTcgtccccccccacccttcgAGCACAGACCTACTAATCTTACATGGAGACACAATAGCCTGCTGCCTCCGTGTTACCCTGCCAGCCATGTATTCGCATGTGTACATGTGAAGCTTATgcgtgtatgtatatgtgtgtgtttgtgcaggtgtgGCAGAGCAGTTCGCCATAGCTGAGGCTAAGCTGAGGGCCTGGTCCTCTGTGGATGGCGACGAGTCGAACGATGACTCATATGATGAAGACTTTCTGCCTGCCAATGAGCCCACCACACAGAGCACAGGTacgaacatacacacacacatacacacacacatgtgcgcgcacacacacacacacacacacttgttcatcacagtgaagttaaatcacatttatttcctTCATATTGTCCCCTTCCCTCCTAATACCCCTCTGcctcatccatctctctctctctccatctctctagccctctcactcactctctccctccctctcgctcgctctctgtATCTTTCATTGTCCCAGTGCCCTAGTTTTCATCCCctcccaacattttttttttttgttcctcgGCGCAATTTGATATCCCCTCCTGCAAGTTTAATATCATTTCCTTTCCTGCCGAGACAGTGTCTGGGCGAGGGGGGTGTGTGAGCGGGTTATAAATACACAGAGTGTGTTTGACCAGGGCTCTGTGTATGTCgaggtgggtgtgtgtgtataccagAGCTTTCATCTTGATTACACTGAACCGCCAATAACCTGTACAGCAGCTAATAACGTTCAGCTCAGTGTTGCTTCTCTATCTTCTTATATTCTTCTACGGCCTTCTTGCGTTCTGGTAAAGGCCATTTAGAAAATGGAGCTTCACGTGTACGAACCTGTAAATGACactgatgaagaagaaaaatgaagatgatgaattCAGCTGTCATTAATGTCTAATTCGTtacatatacactatattaccaaaagtattcgctcacccattcaaatgatcagaatcaggtgttctaatcacttggcctggccccaggtgtataaattcaagcactcaggcatgcagactgtgaaacaagacatttgtgaaagaatgggccgctctcaggagctcagtgaattccagcgtggaactgtcataggatgccacttgtgcaacaaatccagtcgtgaaatttcctcgctcctaaatattccacagtcaactgtcagctctattataacaaaatggaagcgtttgggaacaacagcaactcagccacgaagtggtaggccacgtaaagtgacggagaggggtcagcggatgctgaagcgcatagtgcaaagaggtcgccgactttctgcacagtcaattgctagagagctacaaacttcatgtgaccttcagattagcccaagtacagtacgcagagagcttcatggaatgggtttccatggccgagcagctgcagccaagccacacatcaccaagtgcaatgcaaggcgtcggatgcaatggtgtaaagcacgccgtcactggcctctagagcagtggagacgcgttctctggagtgatgaatcacgcttttccatctggcaatctgatggacgagtctgggtttggaggttgccaggagaacggtacatttcagattgcattgtgccaactgtgaaatttggtggaggaggaattatggtatggggttgtttttcaggagctgggcttggccccttagttccagtgaaaggaacattgaatgcttcaggataccaaaacattttggacaattccatgctcccaaccttgtgggaacagtttggagcgggccccttcctcttccaacatgactgtgcaccagtgcacaaagcaaggtccataaagacgtggatgacagagtctggtgtggatgaacttgactggcctgcacagagtcctgacctgaacccgatagaacacctttgggatgaattagagcggagactgagagccaggccttctcgaccaacatcagtgtgtgacctcaccaatgcgcttttggaagaatggtcaaaaattcctataaacactctcctcaaccttgtggacagtcttcccagaagagttgaagctgtaatagctgcaaaaggtggaccgacatcatattgaattctatgagttaggaatgggatggcacttcagttcatagaatgagtaaaggcaggtgagcgaatacttttggtaatatagtgtatctttatatgtttttttgcccttttccaAATCCTACTGGGGGTAGAGTCTAATACTGGTCATCTCACTGCACTTGATTTTGCTGGGAAACGTCGGGTCCTTGAATTCATATAAATGCTACTTTACATGTTCTACCCAATGAAAAACTGTTGCAGACCAAGAACACCCTCTCATGGTAACTGCATATATAAATATACCAGCGGTGGGTAACTATGAGATAAAAGAGAGTGATTAAGAACAATTTGAAAACCAGAAATGtacaccgatcagccacaacattaaaaccactaaCAGGTGAAGTGAACACCATTGATCATTTCAGTAAAATGCAATGTGCAGCTGGGCAACCCCCGGGTCCTGGTGTTCATGGGAAGGCTTCTTGAACTGAATTACCCAACCAGGCATTGTTGCATATCTTCTCACTGCAACGGCAATCACTGTCGGAAGTGGCCCTCCAACAGGACAGTGCACCCTGGAATGGCCAGAGGAACGCAACAGAAAGCACAAGGTCTCCaaattctccagatcccaatccgaTCGACGATGTGCCGGAAGGAGTCTAATACGTGGAGGCCCCAGGGTGAATTAGACATAGATCTGACCATGTTTGGCGGCCATGTTTCAAGCGCATCCCATGGATGCTTAGGGCCAGGTCGATACCGTAAGCTTTTTGCAAGATTCTTCAggccattcctgagcagttttgtGGTGTGACAGAGAGCACTGTCCCGCTGGAGGGTTAGGACGCTGCCATTGGGGAGTACATTTGACATGCATTCTTGGTTTGCAGTGGTAGGTGGTGGTCAAGAAGCATCTACATGAAAGCCAAGACACAAGGTTTTTTCTGGAAAACTAACTTCACGTTCAGGGTTTTTTAGCTGAACCCATACATATTTGAGGCCAAACTAACATGCTGAATATTGATAAATTACCTCTAAATCagtttttgcttttcaaaacctacaTTGACTACATCCGTTTCTGCCATCTTGCAGGATTCTTTTGCTCTACCCTTGCTGGTGCattgttacatttcttttcaccttttatcattttctgctgtattttctgCTCATATTTGATGCCTCAACCACTTAGTTACCCTATAGGAAATATTAGTTTGAACTCTTTTGTCCTCtcttattattgttgtttttgcttcaaAGCTTCTTACAGCCTGTATCATTCACTCTAGATGTGCCATCGTATCCTCCCTACTTGAAGGACCTGATCCACAGCCAGCTTTGCCAGCACTTGGGCCTGCAAAGGCCATGTTGCgagggtggtggaggaggtggcgaGGGAGGTGGCAGTGGAGAGCCTTCCCCCACGACAGGCTCCCCGGACACCCTGTGCTCCAGCCTCTGCAGCCTGGATGAGCACCACCCGCTGCTACGCGACCTAGGCGGCCACCGTGGCAACCACGCCCACAGCAACGCTGCAGAGCTCGCCGCCAAGATCCTGTCAGCActgcagggaggggaggagctgctggcccGACTGCAGAGGGCGGGGCAGAGCGGGCCTGGTGGGGGGGACTGCGGCTTCCACAGCCTTGGCGGGGGAGGGCGGGGCATCAGGCCCTGCGGGGGTCAGGACTCTCCTTGCTACTCCATGTCTTACTCTGAGACGTACTTGTCACCAGGCGAGGATGACGACACCCCCTGCAAGGACTATGAGAGCACAGTGTGCCAGGTGGAGGCGGAGGGCAACGGAGTGGAGTACCCACCCGACTATGACCCACGCCGGAGGGTCTCCGACGTAGCCTCCTCTGGGGTCGTGTCCCtcgatgaggaggatgaagaggaggaggagagggcaggCGATCCAAACAACCAATGACTCCTTTCCTGTCACATCAGTGTTTGATTCCTCCGCGCTCTTTGGGGGGGATCTCTTTTTTGCAACAAATTCCCCACTCCTCCATGGCGTCTGAAAAGTCTGAACCTGCACGCATGTTAATTTCTTTTGACTGAAACATCCGTCTTTGCCTTACTTGCAGCATTTCAACTCCTACTCTCCACCCCGTGACTGCTTTCATCCCCATTCGATGTATCGACTCTATTTTCTTTGAAGGCGTCCAAACAATCTTTTATATCAGTGTGAAAACAGGACAGCTGGACGCTGCAGTGACTTACTCGTGGGTATGACGCTCACAGTTTTCGGCTCCATCCCCACCTGCAAGGAGACTCCAAAAACTGGATGCCACCAACAGGCAGACAGAATGACTGAGTTTAAGACTCTGACTTatctttgcatgtgttttgcaaGTGCTGAAATTGATGGGCTGACCCGGTCTTGAGCACGGTTTGTAATCTCAGCTGTTCTGTATAACCACCCCGACCCGCCTCCCCCAGTGTCGCCCATGGGAGGGAGGGTTGACACTGCGTCCTGGGACCTGCTCTtatctccccccctctcctccccccgcCCCTCCTTTGCAAGAGACAAAATAGCATCCTTTTGGGCATGGCTTGCTGAGTATGCCAAACTATTTAATCCTGTCACTACCAATTATGAGCAAATGCTGGAATGTCTTTAAAGTGACAGGACATagtatgtattttaaaaataacaaagtttaaaaaaaagatttgtcaCAAATTATATGACAGAAATTATATGCTTTTATTGTACTAGTTTTCTATCACTCAGACATGTTGTTGTTCACATTATTCCAGACATCATTATGATGGACATAATGCCATAATGATCTACTATAGTTACTGGATATTTTTGGGGGTTCCGTGGATTCCCGCATGGAAGACACGAGAACGTTGGTTGTCttaaaaaatacacagcagcagcgatgacaacaaacactgacagaatgtTCCTGAAGTGACCCTTCGGCGACAGGCGTTCAGCAGGAAGGGGCGCAGGTGGAGAAGACAGAAGTTTTTTCTGTGAAGCGACTAGTTGCATCGGagattttctatatttttgtaTGCGTTGTCATGCTTTGATCTCTTTGCCTATGCGGCGTGCCAGTGTATGTGGTTTTTTGCACGAAGCTAACGTGGCTGTagatttctcctttttttttttttttcgttatcACTGTGTGATATAGtttaatgggaaaaaaacaacaatacaatgtgaacaaaaaactttttattttagtttcaaAAGAGGATACTGTGATACGGTTTGTTATTGCCATATGTCATGATCCTCATGAAGAGCTATTGTTCTTGTCTGTTTCCCAGAAtgctcttctttctttcctgtcaTACTGACTCCTGAAAAGCTTTGCCTTTTATTCTCTACTTTCCCTTCTTTTCTATGAGGTTTGCAGAGTGGCATGTTTATGTGACACATGCGGAAGCTCCCATCTCCATGATGTGAGGAGCCCTGTTGAGGTTCTCCCAGAGGGACTGTCATTCATACAACTCAGGAAATCCCATTGGACCACAGCATCAATGTATCCCGCCCGCCTGCGTAACACTACTCGTCTCTCatcctccgtgtgtgtgtgtgtgtgtgtgcgtgtgtgtgtgtgtgttctacgTGTGCTTGTGTGGGTGCATTTTGgcgtgtttgtgagagagaaagcCTGGTGTGCGTAGTTATTTTCTACAAATAATTAAAGCACAGATTCAGTCCCCACATCCTTCTTTACTGTTTGACTGTTCAGATAAGCCTCAATGTGCAAGTCCgtatgtttgacattttgtgtgtgtgtgtgtgtgtgtgtgtgtgtgtgtgtgtgtgtggctgtaatGTAAGATGTCAGCAAGCGTTAAGCTTGCATTGTATATCCATTCCAAAATCCCTTCGATGCAGCGATTCCCTTTAAAGCAGTGTCTGGTGTAGCTGAGCTCTCGTTGGAGGTTGACCTTGGTGCTGGGGACAACATCTGGAAAATACATAAGGGATGGTGTTGATAAATCATCCAACTTCTAAActacatgaaaataaagtgtcCCAGTCAGGACAGTTGGAAAAGACAGCGACAACTCAGGAGGAACCATTGAGCTGTGCCTTTCATTCATCACCTGTGACCTCCCAAGTTGTACCATCGTCACATCCTCCGTGCTGTCACTCAGGCCACAGCTTAGCTTGGCttccttccccttcttcttcctttcctgAATGAGCGAGTGCAGATATATTCAGACCAGTTGGACAGCGGCACCAAATATCCTTGTTACATCTACTGAGTGTATTCTGGCGCTATAGCTGGAGGCTAACATCAGGCCGATTGTCCTTTTGGTTGACATTAAAAGCCGCGGTTGCTAACGAGGCGAGGTTGTGCTCGTCCCCGCCCCACATCACCACTTCCTCTATTTATTAGTCTGTCCACCACAGTACatttgctgtctgtctctctgagtgTCCCTGTCCTCTCCCcgggcagtgtgtgtgtgtgcgatggtgtgagtgtgtgtgtgtgacagaagaCGGGCACCTTGGTGTGATGCGTTTTTTCACTCACCCAGCAgtcttgttctgtgttttttatttgcctaCTTTTGAGGACCATGACTACATTTATTAATCAAGTCTTCATTTTCCCCCTAATCTAACCCCAGACCCTAATCCCTTTGTAGAAGTGGTGTTTTCTATTCTTTCTGTCCTTGTGAGAACATTTTGTCCTCATAAGAATAGAGAGGGAAGAAttcctgctgacacacacacagacagcctgATGAATGTCtcccctctccatccttctgtctctgtcctgtcATTTCCtgccccctctcctcccacccctctttgtctctgtcctttcctctttgcctcctcgctttatttccctctctccctccatcaatCCCCACAGGGGGGCTCGTTACATAACCGAGAGGACATCCGAGTGCTACCTTTGCCGACAGGCAATTAGCCCGCGATTATGAAACCGCCTGACGAACAGGAGATGTGTATCTCCTcccgtctttctttttttttttttccgccctTGCGTCTTTTTCCCCTTCACTCCATGTGCACCCTCCccttccctttttcttcctgATCCCCACTGCcacaagcttttattttaaagtaacatcTTTTTAGGTTAGCTGTCCCAGAAAACTTGTGATTTGCAGAAAGCAACAGATGATGCAGAGGAGTGTTTCTCGCTCACCTCTCTGTACAGAAGGGATG
This window encodes:
- the zgc:165508 gene encoding protein FAM131A isoform X2 → MVLTALTQFSCKVNVDDTIEMLPKSRRALTIQEIAALARSSLHGISQVVKDHVTKPTAMAQGRVAHLIEWKGWCKPIDTPAALESDFNSYSDLTEGEQEARFAAGVAEQFAIAEAKLRAWSSVDGDESNDDSYDEDFLPANEPTTQSTDVPSYPPYLKDLIHSQLCQHLGLQRPCCEGGGGGGEGGGSGEPSPTTGSPDTLCSSLCSLDEHHPLLRDLGGHRGNHAHSNAAELAAKILSALQGGEELLARLQRAGQSGPGGGDCGFHSLGGGGRGIRPCGGQDSPCYSMSYSETYLSPGEDDDTPCKDYESTVCQVEAEGNGVEYPPDYDPRRRVSDVASSGVVSLDEEDEEEEERAGDPNNQ
- the zgc:165508 gene encoding protein FAM131A isoform X1, coding for MQLRVWAVSAPKRQLVNVDDTIEMLPKSRRALTIQEIAALARSSLHGISQVVKDHVTKPTAMAQGRVAHLIEWKGWCKPIDTPAALESDFNSYSDLTEGEQEARFAAGVAEQFAIAEAKLRAWSSVDGDESNDDSYDEDFLPANEPTTQSTDVPSYPPYLKDLIHSQLCQHLGLQRPCCEGGGGGGEGGGSGEPSPTTGSPDTLCSSLCSLDEHHPLLRDLGGHRGNHAHSNAAELAAKILSALQGGEELLARLQRAGQSGPGGGDCGFHSLGGGGRGIRPCGGQDSPCYSMSYSETYLSPGEDDDTPCKDYESTVCQVEAEGNGVEYPPDYDPRRRVSDVASSGVVSLDEEDEEEEERAGDPNNQ
- the zgc:165508 gene encoding protein FAM131A isoform X3 gives rise to the protein MLPKSRRALTIQEIAALARSSLHGISQVVKDHVTKPTAMAQGRVAHLIEWKGWCKPIDTPAALESDFNSYSDLTEGEQEARFAAGVAEQFAIAEAKLRAWSSVDGDESNDDSYDEDFLPANEPTTQSTDVPSYPPYLKDLIHSQLCQHLGLQRPCCEGGGGGGEGGGSGEPSPTTGSPDTLCSSLCSLDEHHPLLRDLGGHRGNHAHSNAAELAAKILSALQGGEELLARLQRAGQSGPGGGDCGFHSLGGGGRGIRPCGGQDSPCYSMSYSETYLSPGEDDDTPCKDYESTVCQVEAEGNGVEYPPDYDPRRRVSDVASSGVVSLDEEDEEEEERAGDPNNQ